The Alosa sapidissima isolate fAloSap1 chromosome 5, fAloSap1.pri, whole genome shotgun sequence genome has a window encoding:
- the ppme1 gene encoding protein phosphatase methylesterase 1, with the protein MEKQLHLSMLASRPPVPGGLQSGSKMRMGPGRKRDFSPLPWSQYFEVMEDVEVDNENSKDTFRIYSSGSEGPVLLLLHGGGHSALSWAVFTAVICSRIHCRVVAMDLRAHGDTKVKNSDDLSAETMAKDIGKVVEALYGEAPPPIMMIGHSMGGAIAVHTAAANHVPSLLGLCVIDVVEGTAMDALNSMQNFLRSRPKTFKSVENAIEWSVKSGQIRNMESARVSMVGQVKKCEEPLSSPAVSKSITEGIIEEEEEEEEEGESNHKRKKEEDQEVKKECLYTWRIELSKTEKYWEGWFRGLSSLFLTCSVPKLLLLAGVDRLDKDLTIGQMQGKFQMQVLPQCGHAVHEDAPDKVADALATFMVRHKFTAFKEGFP; encoded by the exons ATGGAGAAGCAACTGCATTTGAGTATGCTAGCATCGAGACCTCCAGTACCGGGAGGTTTGCAGTCTGGTTCCAAAATGCGAATGGG CCCTGGCCGGAAGCGAGACTTCAGTCCCTTGCCGTGGAGCCAGTACTTTGAGGTCATGGAGGACGTGGAGGTGGACAACGAGAACAGCAAAGAC ACGTTCCGTATCTACAGCAGTGGCTCCGAGGGTCCTGTGTTGTTGCTCCTTCATGGGGGAGGACATTCTGCCCTGTCCTGGGCTGTCTTCACT GCGGTCATCTGCAGCAGGATCCACTGTCGGGTGGTTGCTATGGATCTCCGGGCACACG GTGACACAAAAGTGAAAAACTCAGACGATCTTTCTGCAGAGACAATGGCCAA GGATATTGGTAAAGTCGTGGAAGCACTTTATGGGGAAGCTCCGCCTCCCATCATGATGATTGGACACAGTATGGGCGGAGCTATAGCGgttcacacagcagcagccaATCACGTGCCATCGCTGCTAGGCCTCTGCGTCATCGATGTGGTGGAAG gGACGGCCATGGATGCCTTGAACAGTATGCAGAACTTTCTGAGGAGTCGACCAAAGACCTTTAAGTCTGTGGAGAACGCCATCGAGTGGAG TGTGAAGAGTGGGCAGATCAGGAACATGGAGTCTGCGCGTGTCTCCATGGTGGGACAGGTGAAAAA GTGCGAGGAGCCCTTGAGTAGCCCAGCTGTGTCCAAGAGCATCACTGAGGGGATcattgaggaagaggaggaggaggaggaagagggggagtcCAACCacaagagaaagaaggaggaggaccaggag GTGAAGAAGGAGTGCTTGTACACCTGGCGTATCGAGCTGTCGAAGACGGAGAAGTACTGGGAGGGCTGGTTCCGGGGcctgtcttctctcttcctcacctgCTCCGTGCCAAAACTCCTACTGCTGGCTg GTGTTGACCGGCTGGATAAAGATCTCACAATCGGACAGATGCAAG GGAAGTTCCAGATGCAGGTCCTTCCCCAGTGTGGACATGCGGTACACGAGGACGCCCCCGACAAA GTAGCTGACGCACTCGCCACCTTCATGGTGCGGCACAAGTTCACAGCGTTCAAGGAGGGCTTCCCATG a